The Panicum virgatum strain AP13 chromosome 6K, P.virgatum_v5, whole genome shotgun sequence nucleotide sequence cCCTCGGTTCCGGTGTGTACCGGGCGACCTGTCCCCGCGCCGAGGAGATCGTCCGCGCGGGCGTCGAgagggccgtcgccgccgacccgcgcATGGCGGcgtccctcctccgcctccatttccacgactgcttcgtcAACGTGAGCTCCTGGCAGTCGCGTCGTCCGACCATTGTTTTGACACGTACTACGTGTCAatgtgatgatcgagttcgttTCTGTTTCCTCAGGGCTGCGACGGCTCCGTGCTCCTGGACGACAAGCCGCCCTTCGTCGGCGAGAAGACGGCCGTGCCCAACGCCAACTCCATCAGGGGATTCGAAGTCATCGACGCCATCAAGGCCGAGCTGGAGCGAGAGTGCCCAGAGACAGTCTCCTGCGCCGACctcctcgccatcgccgcccgtGACTCCGTCGTTGTGGTAATTGATGAGATCATCAGCACACACGTGCATACAATTATCATCCTATATAGATAACCTCTTCTCGAATCGAAATCACATGCGCCTCTTGATCAATGATCGCCGGTACGGCGGCGCATGATGCAGTCCGGCGGGCCGAGCTGGGAGGTAGAGGCCGGCCGGAAGGACAGCCACACCGCCAGCCTTCAGGGCGCCAACACCAACCTCCCGGCGCCGACGTCCGGCGTCGCCACCCTCGTGCAGAAGTTCACGAACGTCGGCCTCTCTGCCAAGGACATGGTCGCCCTCTCGGGCGCGCACACCATCGGGAAGGCACGGTGCACCTCGTTCGGCGCGCgcctctccggcgccggcgccgtcggggCGGCGTCCAAGGACCTGACCTTCCTGCAGTCGCTGCAGCAGCTGTGCTCGGTGTCGGCGGGGTCCGCGCTGGCGCACCTGGACCTCGCCACCCCGGCCACCTTCGACAACCAGTACTACATCAACCTGCTCTCCGGCGACGGCCTCCTGCCGTCTGACCAGGCACTAGCGTCGTCGCCGGCAGGCGCTGTGCCCGGgacagacgacgacgacgacgtcgccAGCCTCGTCGCAGCCTACGCGTTCGACGCGCCCGTCTTCTTCCAGGACTTCGCCGAGTCCATGCTGCGTATGGGGAGGCTCGCGCCAGgcagtggcggcgacggcgaggtccgCGTCAACTGCCGGGTAGTGAACATCTTCAGCTAGATTCAGTGGTCAAGTGTGAATAATTTGGTGCAAGTGCGGCTTGCACCACCTATGCTATCTGCTAATTCTAAGTTTGTGTCGTTTCGCGGTTAGGTTTCAGCTTTAGGTTTCGCCCCCTGTATGTCACGTATGCCCGGCGCCATTGATGGCTCTCTACAATAATAACTGATATTGGGTAGGCCAATTTGAAATAATTTCAAAAAGGATTCTTTCCAGAAAGCATTTTAATCCGGCGGTCCAAGGACTGTACAAATCTTAAGCAAACAATTTTGATCACTTGGGTGAGATATAGCATTTTATCCCTCTCGGATGTTTTCTTTGGGACCCGGCCGACTCAAGTCGCCGTGCGCGCTGCGGTCCCCCCTCCCCTGCGCGAGCTCGTCTATCTCCACGCGCGCACGTTGTGCTACCCGGCCGGCGCCCGCCGCCATAAATAaaccgcgcgcggcggcctgaTTCAACGCACACCACCAACATTGTCGTCCCTCCCCTTTCTCGGTCGCCATGCATTCCCAGACGCCGGTGGCGAAGAGCAGGACAAGCCCGTGCCGGGGccgcccgacgccgccggcggcagACCGGCACGGGCCGCCCACTACGCGACGCCCGCACGCTGTCgctaccccgccgccgccatcgccgcagcTGCCCGCGCTGCCACCGAGCGCGCCGGCAGCCGCCGCGGACGCGGGTAACAGCGGCAACAAGGCCGCGGCCAAGAAGCGCGGCGTGCAGAAGCTCCTCAAGTCGGCGTTCAAACGCGGCGAGCATGCGCCGGGCGCGTCCTCTagctcctccgccaccgcgtcgggAGGCCACGCGGGTGAGGAGGCCtgcttggcggcggcgcaggacctCAGCcggtcctcgtcgtcgtccgccgGCGGAAGCAGCGGGAGTAAGGGCCGCAGGGGCGGGGCCGGAGACGACAGTTCCGCCGACGGCGACCGCTCCAGCCACGAGAGCTTCGAGCTCGAAGGTGCATTGCTcatcgctctctctctctctctctctctctctctctctctctctctctctctctctctctctcgtacaAGCATGCACGTTTCTACATTATATATGTGATGACAAAAATTGGTACAAACAGAAATACATGGTCGCGGAAGATAAAAAGTAAATTGAGCAAATCAGCTGCTTATAGGACctgcattttctttttctacAATTGAAATATTTTGATAACTTTCGTGAAAACTGAGCCCTTATTATCCACGGATAGAGTAATTAGGATTATGCATGTTTGGAACAGCATTGGTCATACTCCATCCGTCCCAAATTAGTAGTTGTTTTGATTTTACTAAATACATAGTTTTTATATATTATGCATCTAGGAGtcaaaacaactaataatttagaataGAGGGAGTACACAGGACGACTATCGGTTTGGAGTTGTATTAGAAAAAAATGTGAAATAGTGTTTCTCAGAGAAACTTAAAACTTTAGAGTGAGCTCTCTACTTACAAAAGACTGTGAAATTTCTATGTTTGGGGAAAAAAAATTAGTTTGTCCCAAGATTATTGATTATATAATTCCCAACACACATATAGAAAGTAGAATAATAGTTTTGAATTTGTCAAGCTTAGTGACACCATCGAAATATAAAACTCATGACATTATGAGTTGACCAACTTGGAATATATTGGGTTATCATTCTTTTTTTATCTGTTGTTTTCTAGATTAGAAATCATACTACCTTATTATTTGTATTGCCACCATCAATGTATCTAGTTGTAACATTGTAATGTTTATTTCTGCTGTCCTTGCTGGCATATACACGTAAGATGGGCACCATGATTAACAGTAGGCTGGAACACCAAGACAATTCTTTTCTCCAAGTAGGGATGTTCTTCAATCGATCTCAGTATCAATGAATATTTAATTCTCTTTTCAGATCCATTTGAATTTACTTGATTATACAATCCCTGATTTCAATGCAAGAGTATGAGAACTTAGCATTGACCGTAATGCCTGTTGAGCAAAAAtaacagaaaaaaaatattcagaACCCAATTCCTCTTCTGCCTCCAATTAACTAAAATGTAGATCAGCTTTGCAAGTGTAAACAGCTGGGCTGTATTTGTGGTCCAGTCTGCTTTGCATATTAGTGTGGAAATAATACAAACATATGTTCCTTTCAAGGGTTGTGCTATGtgattttcagaaataaaattGTGCCAACAGAAATTAAGCTTAATTAGGTTCTTTTCTCCTTTGTGCACCACTAAATATGGTGCAACTGCTCTATGACATTTGTATGTGTTGACACCAACAGTATCACTAGCAAGAGCTTGGCAACAAACAATGTAAAGTATAGTGGAGAGGTATTGGTTAATACTATGATAGTACCATTTGGTTGTTATTAACAGAATCATGTTATTTCGGATACAATAAGTTCCAGCATATTTTTGACAATGCTATATATTTCTATACCTAACAAAAATATTACTCTACCAATAAAATTGCTAGGAAAATGTATTGTACTGCACATATCCCAAAATGGCAATTCTTTTATTGAAATTTAGATAATGTGTCACTTCAAGTATATAATATAGCTATAAACTAAAAAAAAGATAATGCGTCATTGAAATTTAGACCTTCTCACTGCACATATCCCAAAATAAcattcttttcatttttctacTACTGGTACAAATGTTATGACAATATTATGGTTATGTAAAAAGACCACATACTTAGTGATGAAAATATTTACTTCGTTCAATTAATTGGAGGAGCATTTCCAGATACAGTACGGATATTATTTAGAAAACAGCACAAGCAGATCTGAATTTCGCAGTTAGCAACACATACAAGAGGAATAGCACAAATGTTTTATAATTGACATTGTCTTTTTCCTGAAGATTGCCAAAGGGCCTCTAGCTGAATTGGTTAGGAGAACCCAGCggcactcctcaggtcctgggttcgactccccgtgggagcgaatttcaggttgaggttaaaaaaatcccctcgctgtgTCTCCCTTCGAGGATGTCCCGGCCTGTGGTAACGGTGCGGCCCAGCCTTGGGGCTGTGGCAGTGGTCGCCGGCCCAGGTTACGGTTCAGGCCTTGGGTGAGGCCGGgattcgggggttttctcggcctGGCGTCGAGAGTTCTTCTCTGTATGACAATACCgttggggcggtctttccccagccggccgagattttttttctttttcctgaagATTTGTAGTGGACATTGTGTTGTGTGACAAATTCCATCGTGCATTGTGTTCTTGCCCCTCTACTTTGGCTGGCCTGCATTATGCTGATGGTTGCTCCTCAACTCCTTTGCCACCACCTTTTATTTGATGATTTCCCTGGAACAGAAAAAGAATAGTCACCCAATAGGCTCTAGTCTTCTGTTGGATCCCAACAGATTCATCGGGTGGATCACGAGCTCTCATGACTTCACATTTCCATGTATAAATATGAAACAGAAGAGGACCACCTGGAAATGCATAAATTGAGTTATGTGACCTTGAGAAGGTCAAAGAAACAGAGTTCAAGGCTGAATCATTCTAACTCAGCCAATGATCAGCAACTACTTTGACTGATATGATGCATTTTGTTCCTGGATCCAAAGATTGGATGATTAGCATTGTTTTCTCCAAATGGCATTTGTTTACATGTTAACACGTTTCCGGCCCATCTTGCAACTTGCAAACACCTTCTAACTTATAAGATTGCCATAGCATTGAGATCAAGTAGCCAATTAGTTGTATCATAATAAGCTGCATAAGTTCTTCAACTCTCCACAGTTGCAatatactactactactaccacCACCACTAGAAACCCTTCACACACCTGCATCTTTGTGCACATAGTTTCACCGTGCCATATAATCTTGCCTTGTCCCCTGACATCTATGCAATTCAACAATACTCCCAAAGGATCCAAGAACGCCAaggtggcggcggctctgcgcaaTGCCAAGATCGGCTCCTCCTACGAGGCGTTCCTGTGGGAGAGGAAGATGGCTGACCTGCTGCCGGTGCGCAACTCGAGCAGTTTCCTCTCCCTGCTGCTTTTGCCACGGGCGGCCGACGAGTCACAGACCAGGTACCTCTGCCTGGAGGACACGCTAGCCAGGGCGGACGCCTGGCTCATGTCCTCCCAGAGCTCTGGTGTCCCCATTGTGCACAAGAACGTGCAGATTGAGCCACTGCTTACAAAGGTACGTCGGATAATGGAACACAATTTTGCCAGAAACTCTGCCAGATTTTTCCCCTTTTTTATCAAATATTTCACCCGCTAAGTATGGTGGATGAGGACCGGTTGCTGTTTTCAATCTGATAAAATTGATTTGAAACGGAAATAACTCTGAATTTATAGCACAAGTACATTAAAGAGCGTAATCAAACATTATCTAAACATGAGCTAAATAGGACATGATatggttttctttttttcaaaaaaaaacaatggcaAATAATGTATTACCAGCATGGCGCGTCTTTTGGATTCTCCAACGATTCTAGTCTCCTACGAGCGAACTATGACGGCTTCAGTAACATAAATGTTTTTAAACATGATAAAAAGCTTTATTCTAACAGTGATGAGTGTGGGCACCAAATTGAAAATGCTTTAATTATCCTTGATCTGCTCTAGATATCTGGAGACACTGCATTGTCAACGGTGAACATGGGATCCCTAGGCGACCTTGCAAACTTGGCCACCATGAGCCTCTATGGATTTG carries:
- the LOC120713340 gene encoding peroxidase 40-like, translated to MAYSTTTVAMLLVLAAAVAAAASTTTTGSAAHVNTSCVTGSVGATVSIGYGGARASAGAGLSLGSGVYRATCPRAEEIVRAGVERAVAADPRMAASLLRLHFHDCFVNVSSCSFLFPQGCDGSVLLDDKPPFVGEKTAVPNANSIRGFEVIDAIKAELERECPETVSCADLLAIAARDSVVVSGGPSWEVEAGRKDSHTASLQGANTNLPAPTSGVATLVQKFTNVGLSAKDMVALSGAHTIGKARCTSFGARLSGAGAVGAASKDLTFLQSLQQLCSVSAGSALAHLDLATPATFDNQYYINLLSGDGLLPSDQALASSPAGAVPGTDDDDDVASLVAAYAFDAPVFFQDFAESMLRMGRLAPGSGGDGEVRVNCRVVNIFS
- the LOC120639137 gene encoding uncharacterized protein LOC120639137, which gives rise to MHSQTPVAKSRTSPCRGRPTPPAADRHGPPTTRRPHAVATPPPPSPQLPALPPSAPAAAADAGNSGNKAAAKKRGVQKLLKSAFKRGEHAPGASSSSSATASGGHAGEEACLAAAQDLSRSSSSSAGGSSGSKGRRGGAGDDSSADGDRSSHESFELEGSKNAKVAAALRNAKIGSSYEAFLWERKMADLLPVRNSSSFLSLLLLPRAADESQTRYLCLEDTLARADAWLMSSQSSGVPIVHKNVQIEPLLTKISGDTALSTVNMGSLGDLANLATMSLYGFEDYHGVDIGVVRALRLWYAPVAGELALEIKLQPGDTRLGFAISRTEEGFIYVSSVADESTPGVASTRSGLLELYRHARRASRLLVVSRVGREKVLPWAVSASGDVRCADTVSLSQLLSLHRHALRPVTLAFLMWEDLSVAALLRSTGSSRPSAAAVMLPTQAAAGDNNEASSDEIAFDGDGPEIVLSKDSDDCSFRFQHIGLPDSWL